A genomic segment from Panthera tigris isolate Pti1 chromosome A1, P.tigris_Pti1_mat1.1, whole genome shotgun sequence encodes:
- the LOC102953995 gene encoding olfactory receptor 15-like encodes MARCAPLWSGPGLLHPHPDREQLHHFLSTVEPKVQTPMYFFLGNLSVLDLCVTCAIVPQLLASLWGPEKTIPSWGCITQAYIFHWTGCTECALLAVMAFDRYVAICQPLWYTLIMRPWVCVQLATAAWSSGLANSILQTTLTLQLHHCGHHTLDHFFCEVPVLIKLACGDTTANELSLAIGAIPFALMSPLLVLISYTLIVKAVLKLPSADKRYKALSTCSSHLVVVIMYFGPAICMYLQPPANSTRAKFMSFFYCVIIPLLNPLIYTRRNKDVKRMWKRILQPQSEVKS; translated from the coding sequence ATGGCTAGATGTGCCCCTCTTTGGAGTGGTCCTGGTCTCTTACATCCTCACCCTGATAGGGAACAGCTCCATCACTTTCTTTCCACGGTGGAGCCCAAAGTCCAGAcccccatgtatttcttcctgggCAATCTCTCTGTACTGGACCTTTGTGTCACCTGCGCCATTGTGCCCCAGCTGCTGGCGAGCCTCTGGGGACCAGAGAAGACAATTCCTTCCTGGGGCTGCATCACCCAGGCCTACATCTTCCACTGGACAGGATGCACTGAATGTGCTCTGCTGGCAGTAATGGCTTTTGATCGCTATGTGGCTATCTGTCAGCCCCTCTGGTACACTCTTATCATGAGGCCCTGGGTGTGTGTGCAACTGGCAACTGCTGCCTGGTCCAGTGGCCTGGCAAATTCAATACTCCAAACTACGCTTACTCTCCAGCTCCACCACTGCGGTCACCACACACTTGACCACTTCTTCTGTGAAGTACCTGTTCTGATCAAGCTGGCCTGTGGTGATACCACTGCTAATGAGCTGTCTCTGGCCATTGGAGCCATCCCTTTTGCACTGAtgtctcctctgcttgtgctaaTCTCCTACACATTAATTGTCAAGGCTGTGTTGAAGTTACCTTCAGCTGACAAAAGGTACAAGGCTCTCAGCACATGCAGCTCCCACTTGGTGGTTGTCATCATGTACTTTGGACCAGCCATCTGCATGTACCTCCAACCCCCTGCAAATAGCACCCGGGCCAAGTTCATGTCCTTCTTCTACTGTGTTATCATCCCACTGCTCAACCCACTCATCTACACTCGGAGAAACAAGGATGTGAAGAGAATGTGGAAAAGGATTCTACAACCTCAGAGTGAGGTAAAATCCTAA